The genomic DNA CCAATGAAGGTGGCGGCCATCTTGAGGCCACGCGGGGGAATGTCGCAGACGGCGGTCTTGACATTGTTGGGGATCCATTCAACGAAGTAGCTGCTGTTCTTGTTCTGCACGTTCAGCATCTGCTCGTCTACCTCCTTCATGGACATTCGCCCGCGGAAGATGGCAGCCACTGTAAGGTAGCGTCCGTGGCGGGGGTCGCAGGCGGCCATCATGTTCTTGGCGTCGAACATCTGCTGGGTGAGCTCGGGAACAGTGAGGGAGCGGTACTGCTGGCTCCCCCTGCTGGTGAGGGGGGCAAATCCGGGCATGAAGAAGTGGAGGCGGGGGAAGGGCACCATGTTGACGGCCAGCTTGCGGAGGTCAGCATTCAGCTGTCCTGGGAACCGCAGGCAGGTTGTGACGCCGCTCATTGTGGCCGACACCAGGTGGTTGAGGTCGCCGTAGGAGGGAGTAGTGAGTTTCAGGGTACGGAAGCAGATGTCGTAGAGAGCCTCGTTGTCAATACAGAAGGTCTCgtcagtgttttccactagctgGTGGACTGACAGGGTGGCATTGTAGGGctccaccacagtgtctgatacTTTGGGTGAGGGCACCACGCTGAAGGTGTTCATGATGCGGTCGGGGTACTCTTCACGGATCTTGCTGATGAGCAGGGTGCCCATGCCAGAGCCAGTTCCACCTCCCAGGGAGTGGGTGAGCTGGAAGCCCTGCAGACAGTCACAGCTCTCTGCCTCCTTCCTCACAACATCCAGGACTGAGTCCACCAGCTCAGCTCCCTCTGTGTAGTGGCCCTTGGCCCAGTTGTTTCCAGCACCACTCTGGCCTGCAAAATAAGAGATGTGTAAATCATCTCTCCTTTCTTTGGTGACATCATCTACAGTATCTTGCTTCATATTCAAAAAGTAAAATAAGAAGCAAAGGGACCTACCAAACACAAAGTTGTCGGGTCTGAAGATCTGGCCGAAGGGTCCGGATCTCACAGAGTCCATGGTCCCTGGCTCCAAGTCGACAAGCACAGCGCGGGGCACGTATTTACCACCTAGACAACCATGAGGAAAAGAAAGGTAAATGTCAGAACCACACATATATTAAATTGAGAAGTATAACAGAATGTAATGAATGTGGTAATAAATTAGACAAACAAGGCTTTACCTGAGGCTTCATTGTAGTACACGTTAATCCTATCTAGCTGGAGGTCACTGTCCCCATGGTATGTACCAGTTGGGTCAATGCCATGCTCGTCACTGATCACCTCCCAGAACTGCAAGAGGAGCATTAGGTTTAAGTCTAGAACGCACAATATTAGCTAAGCTAATATGCCATTCAAAGTGGGATCCATCCATCAAATGCATGTAAACAATAAATACCATTACACTGGTAGGCCTATGCCATTATTACATAGGTTCAATATTCTCATTTGATCACCTCGTTGGATCAAATCTACTTTATTGCATTTAACGTTAGATAGGCACATACGTTTTTGAGTTAGGCATCTGGAATGAAAACCTCCCTCCTATACAATTCCGCGCGCGCGGCATGACCTCCGATTGGTTGAAACGCATCAGTTGTGGTTTTGAAATTCTCAAATACGTCACTTGCTGAAACGCAGCCCACATCCGCCAGAGAAACGGGCGGGGCACGCGCTCAATGAATCGAAAAAAGTGTAGGCCATAATGTATCGTTGAACAAATGTCAAATTCTTTCCTTTTTTTGGAGGGTAAGAATTCTTATGTATATTAAGACAACCGAATTGTATTCACTACTGAAGCGATTAGTTGTAATATGGCCATGTTATTTGGCATCGGAACTACTTCCCATTTTGCGCATTGCAGTAGGTCGGTAAATTATGGTAATCCATAGGCCCACGTATTTTCATATTTAATCGATCATTTTGATATCGTTAatacaaatgtttaaaaaaaaatggaaatttCTTAATACCCATTCTCATGTGTATTGACTTACTCGCTAATACAGTGTCAAGATGATTTCGAGACCAAATAAAACCGGTCGAATAAAAATATACAGAAGTGCATAAATAACACCAAAGCTCTTTTCATTTGTACACAAACAAACCAATCAATAGGTTAGGAATATAATTAACAGTAATTTTCATTAACAATACAGTTCTTTGGGTGGGGTTAACTGGACACATACAAAGAACCGGCGATTTTACGCACGCCTATTTATCGCACGAGTTGCACCAAATtcattaacaaaaaaaaaaaataataataataattgtacaaACCTTAGCTCCGATCTGGTTTCCACACTGTCCAGCCTGAAGATGCACAATTTCCCTCATTTTTACTTTGACTGTAGAACAACTCTTATACGAATAAAAAACCAGTTCTATCCTTTCTTAGACTGCGCTGAAAGAATGTGCTCCCATACTATATAAGAAGAACGTTGTGCCCTCCCCTTAAATTCCATGTCACCAAATCTGAAACATTTATTGGCTAATGCTTATCAGACCCAGTTATTGACACACTTCTACACCAATCATATTCATAAAGAATGAGTTTCGTTGGCCTATTCTTTCTGTCATTCAAACTGAACGCAAACGTGTGATTCTCACATAATCTTGAAGATAGGTCCTACTTCCTTTATGCCGGCGAAAATCTTATCTCCTTTTAAACTATAAATTCTAAATATTTATTGTCCAATAAACCGCACAGATTACATGATTAAGAGAGACATCCGTTAACTCCAAAAAAATACGTGAAACGTTTTCACATTAAATGGTAAAACTACGAAATACCTCACCAATTTATTCCAAGTCCACGTGGCTCATTGTTACTTTGTAACCATTCCTGGCATTTCTTCGTGGTGGTAAAAGGCAGCTATTTCGTCTTAAGATGTACATTTTGTTATAGAACATGTATCCAACTAAATATTTTATGCGTTCTGTCAAGAAAGGGATCTAAAATGTTATCGAACAGATGTCAGTTATTTTGTTATCTAATATAATAATCGAAATGCAAGAGGCTACAGCCTGTGGCACCAGACCGGAAACATTCTATGAGATTATAGTAACCCATAGTCATTTATATCCCCAATTCTCAGTGTtattgttgttacatatttctgATTATGGGCGACTCCCTTTTTGCGCACTGTTAAACATGGCTGCCTGGGCTGTGTCAGGTGCGACACACAGACATCTTGGCTGTTGCTCCTTTCCCCTTAAAGACCACAGTGAGAACTTCATCACAGGATTATCATACACAAAGCTAGAAGAAATCCTGCATTTACATAGCCTATTATTTGGAATTAATCCATGTCTGATAATATAATGTGTCTCTATGCAAATGCCAATGGCAGACTCTGACCTGTGAACCAAAGTATCCGGCTCCTTAGTATGTATTACTGTTCACAAGATAGTCTAGTCATAAAGTGACAGACAGTCCAGTAAAATGTTTAAGATGCCATGTTAAATTGTATAAATCATTGTATTGGCAAAGTCTCAATTATATAATATAAAACAACAGGTACATGGTGCAATGAAATAGCTCAAATCCAGTTTAGCATACACTATCGATCTCAACACCCCAGGGAGACAGCCACAGTCTGGAAGGATGAACAGAACTGGGAGGGGTGCAGCAACAGGAGAGAGATTGGGAAGGGAGCAGTGCATGGCTGAGTCAGTGCTGGAATTAGGGCAGGGGGGCTTATTAATAGTTAAACTGTGTGCCAGGTGGAGAATGCTTCTGTGACGCCAGCACTCATCAACTGCATGGGCACAGAGCTGTGcgttggaggacagaggagcaacACCCTGTTTCTTTGTTAGTTATGAACGATATCCATTGAGCAAACCTTGATAGAGGACCTAGTTTGATGATTAAAGGCCCACTTACAGCTCTTACCACTGTATGCATCACATGCGTTTTCATGTAGATTAAGccttgagatggtttgggatgagttggatcgcggagtgaaggaaaagcagccaacaaatgctcagcatatgtgggaaatcctttAAGAATGTTGCAAACGcattcttcatgaagctggttgagataaaaaaatatatattttatctttatttaactatgcaagtcagttaggaacaaattcaggccagaatgacagatttgtattttgtcaggtcggggattcgctctagcaacctttcggttactggcccaatgctctaaccactaggctacctgtgctaatagtgtgcaaagctgtcatcaaggcaaagggtggctaatttgaagaatctgaaatataatttgttttaacaagttttggttactgcattattccatatttgttatttcatagttttgatgtcttcactatcattctacaatgtagaaaatagtacataCATGCAGAATACTAGCCTAGACATATGCCTATGACTGCAGGCGGTGTTCAGTTGGGCTGGTGACAAATATGACCAACATGTAATCCGAATCTCAACCAGAGTGTACTTTCAACTATAGTTTCATGGCCCCCTCCATTCTTCATACCCTGTTGTGGCCACTGTCACAGAGGACAGGGCACAGTCAGCTGGGTGTGTTAATAGTAACAAGGGGAAAACGGTGGGGCTTTCTTTGTTGGGGCtgacagaagaagaggagagacaaaAGTAATCAGTCACAAAGGCATTTCCATGAATAACATTCTACACAGTGGTAGCAGCTCATTATGGTTTCACACAATACTTCTCCCATACCatcctctgtctgtcacacatATTATCCCCATTCTAGTTCTGTCTCAACCTAGCCTGTATCTTAGCCTTAGCTTCAATCTCAGTTAAAAGTAGCAGACAGAAAAGGGATGGGCCTATACAACAATAGAAAGCCTCAAGACAGGACTGCGGGAGTGACATTTCCTTTTCATCCAACCCATTTTTATCCCTCTGCAGTTGCTACTGCTCTGCAGTAAATTCATTATTCATCTGTTTGGAGGGGAATAGAATCTGACTGTACCCTGTGTGGTGTGCTGTCATTTGATGTGAGGCTGACAACAAGCTGAGTGTGTCTACTGTACATCCGCATAAAAGCCCCTCCGAGTCGAAGGGAGGGTATTTGCTGGCCTCTTTGTGGACTTGGGTAGCAATTTTCTCAAATTTGGCCATAATGATACCTCATTATCTGCTCACAGACAGCCTGGCTGTCCCACTAGACTAGAGCTCCCCAGAAGGTTGATGGTTAAATTGCCTTGTCCTGACTCTGCATCTTTCCTGCATCTCCCCACCCTCTGCAGTATTGCACCCTATCCTCTTTGTGTACTGCCAGATAGTGTTGCAGTGGTGCATTATGCTACACCCATAGCAAAAGGATTAGGACATTGTAGATATAACAGAATCTGTGTTATATCTTTATTACTACATTATTCTCAGGGTAGTGTGAGAGAACGGTAGACAGAGCTGCACATCCACATTGTTTGCTCTTGTAATTGATCACCATAACAAAGAGACTTTGACCATGCAAAAAAAGACTCCCAGGCAGAATGCAAATGCTAGCTAGTCCACACTATTCGCAGTCGGAATGTCATGTTGCTATCCAAGCACTGCGTCCTGACCGTTTTCTACCAGTGTAGAACACGTACACCCAAGGCAATTTATAAATGGATGCTGATTTGCTACAGCTTGACAGTGGACATATATCTAAAAGATTGTAAAGCACTTGCCACTCCCAGTCCTGCCCAGCTTCAAGAGCTAGCCAGCATATTGGTACAGACAGATGGTTACTTGTTACAAGAGGGTTCTCCCAACAGTTATTTGGGTGACATTTAGTAGTCTAAAACCAAAAATCAGAGGTGGTCTGCCCTGGCCTGCACTACACACTACAATTGTGGGTGGAATGGGGGGTGGGACTAATATTACAGGGCAGGTGTTGGACAGGAACAGCTGTGTCTCACAATTATCATGTACTGCACCTTTGTCTCACGTCTGCACTGATCGGTTGAGGGACGATCATCGCGTAGGAGTGACGCCATCTGACGTGAGGCagtggtactgtacagtatgtctacTCAGGGACCCCAGTGATTCAGCCACAACTCTCCTCAGTATTTACATTCACTCTGAGACACTGTTACAAGAAATAGATGTCTGATAGATGCCCTATCTCTAAGTGTAGTAAACTGTATCACCATATCTGTCCTTAATAGTTTCATTAttgtaagagagagggagggcactCCTTCAATGGTGGGGGAGTAGGCTAGGCTGCAGTATGAATAATGGAACAGTGCCCAGACGCAGAGAGGGTACGTATCCTTCGTCCATTGATTTTCCAGAGATTGGCCATGCATGCTTGCCTTTAACTGTGCTTCTTTATCTGTCTCCATAGCTGGTCCCCTGGGAGAACAGTCAGTCAGGAAGCACAGCTGATGCTAATGCTGACGGACATTCAGCCCCAGACTATGCAGCATCCACTGAGCTCACTGAGAATGATGATGCATACTCAGAGAACATAGTCAGCTGTGGCCCGGGGAAGTCCAGCCCTCCACTATGACACTTACCAAAACAGGCTTACAAAAACATCACATTACGGACAATATACTATGCTGGTTATGTAGTGGGCTATCACTGCCACTGGCGGACTGACTGAGTGGGGTGGTGGCTGAGATGGAAGGTAATGGGTGTGATTGAGGATGAGCCGGTACACTGGATCAATCTGGATTTATAACCTTCTGGAGGGTGCTAATGTAATGCTGCTGCATCTGGGATTTTGAGATTAGagtgaaaatacatattttcatgaCCTCTTGTAATAAATACTGGCCCACTAGAGGGCACTCAGAATAAGCCTCATATCTGATGTATGGTACAATAGGTTGTGCCAGAGCAGATGTTGAGATGGTTCAAATCATTTTGATCAGAACTGTCCATTCATTAATAAATCAATTGCATGTACACTCTTTCAAGTCACTCATTAACATAGTCtcccaatcaaatgtatttttctctgtggcgtttttcttctcttttctaAGGGCAGAGATGATCTCCAAATGGTTTAAATGAGCTCTGTGGTAGTGACATAGAtttgaatcaatcaatcaatgatttcaataaatacatttttcttaCCATTTATAGTGTTGATTGAAGCATATTGGACACAACTACATTCTCCCATAAGAAAAAAAATCTCTGGGACGGTTTACAAACATGTACTCATTTGGTGTGA from Oncorhynchus clarkii lewisi isolate Uvic-CL-2024 chromosome 30, UVic_Ocla_1.0, whole genome shotgun sequence includes the following:
- the LOC139389882 gene encoding tubulin beta-1 chain yields the protein MREIVHLQAGQCGNQIGAKFWEVISDEHGIDPTGTYHGDSDLQLDRINVYYNEASGGKYVPRAVLVDLEPGTMDSVRSGPFGQIFRPDNFVFGQSGAGNNWAKGHYTEGAELVDSVLDVVRKEAESCDCLQGFQLTHSLGGGTGSGMGTLLISKIREEYPDRIMNTFSVVPSPKVSDTVVEPYNATLSVHQLVENTDETFCIDNEALYDICFRTLKLTTPSYGDLNHLVSATMSGVTTCLRFPGQLNADLRKLAVNMVPFPRLHFFMPGFAPLTSRGSQQYRSLTVPELTQQMFDAKNMMAACDPRHGRYLTVAAIFRGRMSMKEVDEQMLNVQNKNSSYFVEWIPNNVKTAVCDIPPRGLKMAATFIGNSTAIQELFKRISEQFTAMFRRKAFLHWYTGEGMDEMEFTEAESNMNDLVSEYQQYQDATAEEEGEFEEEGEEELA